AAAAGAGATGGAAATACCTATTGAGTATGTTGTGCCGGATGATATTGTTGTTTTAAGAGCCGGTGATATGGTGCCGGCTGATGGAGTTTTATTAGAAGCAAAAGACATTTTTATCAATGAATCTCTTCTTACAGGAGAGCCATATCCGGTTGAAAAATTCGCCAACGATAAAGTATTTATGGGAACTCATGTTGTTAGCGGTTTTGGAATTATGAAGGCTGTCAAAACAGCCAAAGATACAGAATACGGAAAAATTGCTGATAAATTAAGACTTGGAAAAGCAGAAACAGATTTTGAAAGAGGCTTAAGAAGATTTGGATATACGCTATTAGAAGTTGCAACGATTTTAATTATCGTTGTTTTTGCTGTAAATACTTACTATCACAGAGGTGTTATAGATTCTCTATTATTTGCACTTTCCCTTGGAATTGGTATAACTCCTGTTCTTTTGCCTGCTGTTGTTAGCGTTGGATTGTCTTATGGTGCAAGATTTATGGCTAATAAAGGTGCGATAGTTAAAAGATTAGCATCGATAGAAAACTTTGGAAGTATGAATGTTTTTTGTTGCGATAAAACCGGTACTTTAACAGAAGGAAAAATGAAAATTTTCGCATTCAAAAATATAAAAGATCAAGATGATAGTAAGGTTGCAATTTTTTCATGCGTTAACTCATGTCTACAAACAGGCTATAAAAATCCGATTGACGATGCTATAAAAGAAAGTCAAAAAGATTTAGATATTTCAGATTATAAAAAGTTAGATGAAATTCCTTATGATTTCAACAGAAAAAGATTGTCTATCTTAGTAAAAAAAGATGACAAAAACGTTTTAATAACAAAAGGTGCTTACTCTCACATCATAGAAGTTTGCAAATATGCCGAGATAGATGGAAAGATTTTAGATATAAAAGATACAATTCAAGATATTGAAAAACTTTATACTTTGTATAGTAGCCAAGGGTATAAACTTATTGCGGTTTCTTATAAATACGTAGACAAGGAAAGAATAGATTTTAACGACGAGTCTGATGAGATTTTTATCGGCTTTGTTATACTTCACGACCCACTCAAATCTGATGCAAAAGATTTAGTCAGCAAGCTAAAAGATTTAGGAATAGAACTTAGAATAATTACGGGAGATAACAAGTTAGTTGCCCAGCATATAGCTCAAAGCTTGGGACTTGATGGAAAGGTGTTAAGCGGTGAAGATATAAGACATCTATCGGAAGATGCTCTTATTAATAAGGTTAAAGATACTTTTGTGTTTGCAGAGCTTACGCCGCTTCAAAAAGATTTGGTAGTTAGTGCCTTAAAAG
This is a stretch of genomic DNA from Sulfurihydrogenibium sp.. It encodes these proteins:
- the mgtA gene encoding magnesium-translocating P-type ATPase; translated protein: MKASTPKIVGLSSREAEERLKKYGLNKVGKEKRFTDLELFLNQFKSPYILLLLFTALLSAILGETIDALVIITIVLLGSILDFWQERGAHRTVEKLLSMVKTYVNVIRDGKEMEIPIEYVVPDDIVVLRAGDMVPADGVLLEAKDIFINESLLTGEPYPVEKFANDKVFMGTHVVSGFGIMKAVKTAKDTEYGKIADKLRLGKAETDFERGLRRFGYTLLEVATILIIVVFAVNTYYHRGVIDSLLFALSLGIGITPVLLPAVVSVGLSYGARFMANKGAIVKRLASIENFGSMNVFCCDKTGTLTEGKMKIFAFKNIKDQDDSKVAIFSCVNSCLQTGYKNPIDDAIKESQKDLDISDYKKLDEIPYDFNRKRLSILVKKDDKNVLITKGAYSHIIEVCKYAEIDGKILDIKDTIQDIEKLYTLYSSQGYKLIAVSYKYVDKERIDFNDESDEIFIGFVILHDPLKSDAKDLVSKLKDLGIELRIITGDNKLVAQHIAQSLGLDGKVLSGEDIRHLSEDALINKVKDTFVFAELTPLQKDLVVSALKDAGYVVGYMGDGINDIAAMREADVAISVDNAVDIAKETADIVLLKADLQTIIDAVVEGRKTFLNTMKYLFMEVSSNFGNVFSMTGASFIIPFLPMLPKQVLTQNLMSDAAVMSIPTDNVDKDWIKTPKKWNIEFIKRFMIVFGLISSVYDFITYFSLMYVFNASQELFRSAWFLEGLSTQVAVLLVLRTRKIFLKSKPSNFLILTVSLIFISGFIIPFTPIGKLLELQPLTLSLYLFVIIVIILYILTVEIGKKFFYKKYDL